A region from the Musa acuminata AAA Group cultivar baxijiao chromosome BXJ1-10, Cavendish_Baxijiao_AAA, whole genome shotgun sequence genome encodes:
- the LOC103969718 gene encoding cyclin-D2-1 isoform X2, whose amino-acid sequence MPFTPSDHASCGDLLCREDASVLAGDSPGGAVGLVEFPDESDESIAGLIEAETDYSPGFDYPDRFRSKSLDSAARQEAVAWILKVHVYYGFRPLTAYLAVNYLDRFLSSHRLPQNEWALQLLSVACLSLAAKLEETLLPSLLDLQVEGAKFIFEPRTILRMELLVLNALNWRLRSVTPFTFIKFFVHKIDPAGKYARSLVSRVTEITLATTKASIICATDEVKDLTFVNPGIAASWCTGLIEEGIADCYQSLKQVIVDITRREPPMILPQLRVTTPMNMGPSVSSSSSPPNKRRKLNNNC is encoded by the exons ATGCCGTTCACGCCATCAGACCACGCCTCCTGCGGCGACCTTTTGTGCAGGGAAGACGCTAGTGTACTCGCCGGAGACTCGCCGGGCGGCGCCGTGGGTCTGGTCGAGTTCCCCGATGAATCGGACGAATCCATCGCCGGGCTCATAGAGGCGGAGACGGACTACTCGCCCGGGTTCGACTACCCGGACCGGTTCCGGTCCAAATCGCTCGACTCGGCGGCGCGCCAGGAGGCCGTCGCCTGGATCCTCAAG GTGCATGTGTACTACGGTTTCCGTCCATTGACGGCGTATCTTGCCGTTAACTACTTGGATCGCTTCCTCTCTTCTCACCGCTTACCG CAAAATGAATGGGCATTGCAACTTCTGTCGGTGGCATGCCTCTCCCTGGCTGCAAAATTGGAGGAGACCCTGCTCCCATCCCTATTAGACTTGCAG GTTGAGGGTGCAAAGTTCATTTTCGAACCTCGCACAATTCTCAGAATGGAGCTTCTTGTGCTCAATGCATTGAACTGGAGACTGCGATCTGTGACACCCTTCACTTTCATTAAATTCTTTGTTCACAAGATCGACCCTGCAGGAAAGTATGCAAGATCTTTGGTTTCACGGGTCACCGAAATTACATTGGCAACAACGAAAG CTTCCATTATTTGTGCGACCGATGAGGTTAAGGATCTAACATTTGTTAATCCTGGAATTGCAGCATCGTGGTGCACCGGATTAATAGAG GAAGGGATTGCCGATTGCTATCAATCGCTGAAGCAAGTAATTGTCGATATCACGAGGAGAGAGCCTCCAATGATTCTTCCGCAACTCAGAGTTACCACCCCAATGAACATGGGGCCAAGTGTATCATCCTCTTCTTCCCCACCCAATAAaagaaggaagctgaacaacaatTGCTGA
- the LOC103969718 gene encoding cyclin-D2-1 isoform X1 has product MPFTPSDHASCGDLLCREDASVLAGDSPGGAVGLVEFPDESDESIAGLIEAETDYSPGFDYPDRFRSKSLDSAARQEAVAWILKVHVYYGFRPLTAYLAVNYLDRFLSSHRLPQNEWALQLLSVACLSLAAKLEETLLPSLLDLQVEGAKFIFEPRTILRMELLVLNALNWRLRSVTPFTFIKFFVHKIDPAGKYARSLVSRVTEITLATTKDIKFLSHRPSSLAAASIICATDEVKDLTFVNPGIAASWCTGLIEEGIADCYQSLKQVIVDITRREPPMILPQLRVTTPMNMGPSVSSSSSPPNKRRKLNNNC; this is encoded by the exons ATGCCGTTCACGCCATCAGACCACGCCTCCTGCGGCGACCTTTTGTGCAGGGAAGACGCTAGTGTACTCGCCGGAGACTCGCCGGGCGGCGCCGTGGGTCTGGTCGAGTTCCCCGATGAATCGGACGAATCCATCGCCGGGCTCATAGAGGCGGAGACGGACTACTCGCCCGGGTTCGACTACCCGGACCGGTTCCGGTCCAAATCGCTCGACTCGGCGGCGCGCCAGGAGGCCGTCGCCTGGATCCTCAAG GTGCATGTGTACTACGGTTTCCGTCCATTGACGGCGTATCTTGCCGTTAACTACTTGGATCGCTTCCTCTCTTCTCACCGCTTACCG CAAAATGAATGGGCATTGCAACTTCTGTCGGTGGCATGCCTCTCCCTGGCTGCAAAATTGGAGGAGACCCTGCTCCCATCCCTATTAGACTTGCAG GTTGAGGGTGCAAAGTTCATTTTCGAACCTCGCACAATTCTCAGAATGGAGCTTCTTGTGCTCAATGCATTGAACTGGAGACTGCGATCTGTGACACCCTTCACTTTCATTAAATTCTTTGTTCACAAGATCGACCCTGCAGGAAAGTATGCAAGATCTTTGGTTTCACGGGTCACCGAAATTACATTGGCAACAACGAAAG ACATAAAGTTCCTAAGTCACCGCCCATCATCACTTGCTGCAGCTTCCATTATTTGTGCGACCGATGAGGTTAAGGATCTAACATTTGTTAATCCTGGAATTGCAGCATCGTGGTGCACCGGATTAATAGAG GAAGGGATTGCCGATTGCTATCAATCGCTGAAGCAAGTAATTGTCGATATCACGAGGAGAGAGCCTCCAATGATTCTTCCGCAACTCAGAGTTACCACCCCAATGAACATGGGGCCAAGTGTATCATCCTCTTCTTCCCCACCCAATAAaagaaggaagctgaacaacaatTGCTGA
- the LOC103969719 gene encoding xyloglucan O-acetyltransferase 3 produces MEWSVIQRKVGPLLWLLVISTILALFIMHSSSTFSISIKAVLTQSPLVTTSDVSNQSPSLPANTSGVTPVHNSSSSPQLSADGNEEQCDTSKGKWVKEAGASIYTNLTCPTYPDINNCGKYGKDQSYLYWRWQPDSCDIPRFEPETFLNIVRGKKMAFIGDSLARNQIDSLLCLLSQAETPREVSRDSIGKYVTWYFPPHDFTLMVMWTEYFVEARPTIINGTASNSFEIHLDKVSTNWAEKLPGVDYAVLSGGNWFFRGIHLYEEGKMIGCVNCRGQNLTEFDVTVTIRRALRTALQYISSCKDCEGLVTFLRTFTSSHFENGSWLTGGYCNRTRPLNETRILLDDVAWEIRKIQLEEIERVRRQESGGKMRFGVLDVTKAMMLRADAHPGDHWTKKSKASVNDCLHWCLPGPIDMWSDLLLATLEKNFLPS; encoded by the exons ATGGAGTGGAGTGTGATCCAGAGGAAGGTCGGCCCTCTGCTGTGGCTACTGGTCATCTCCACCATCCTTGCCCTCTTCATCATGCATTCATCCTCCACTTTCAGCATCAGTATCAAAGCTGTTCTCACCCAAAGCCCTCTCGTCACCACCAGTGATGTCTCAAACCAAAGCCCTTCTCTCCCTGCTAACACCAGCGGTGTGACGCCAGTGCACAACAGTTCTTCCTCCCCACAACTCTCCGCTG ATGGCAACGAAGAGCAATGCGACACATCGAAGGGCAAGTGGGTGAAAGAAGCAGGAGCATCGATCTACACCAACCTGACATGCCCGACGTACCCTGATATCAATAACTGCGGCAAGTATGGCAAGGATCAGAGCTATTTGTATTGGCGATGGCAACCGGATAGTTGCGACATACCGAGGTTTGAGCCCGAGACGTTCTTGAACATAGTTAGAGGGAAGAAGATGGCCTTCATCGGAGACTCCCTGGCCCGGAATCAGATCGATTCTTTGCTATGTCTCCTGTCTCAG GCAGAGACTCCAAGGGAAGTTTCCAGGGATTCAATTGGGAAATACGTGACATGGTACTTCCCACCGCATGATTTCACCCTCATGGTCATGTGGACAGAGTATTTCGTAGAAGCGAGACCGACAATCATAAATGGAACAGCTTCAAACTCATTTGAGATTCACCTGGACAAGGTGAGCACCAATTGGGCAGAGAAGCTTCCTGGTGTAGATTATGCCGTCCTCTCCGGTGGCAACTGGTTCTTCAGAGGGATCCATTTGTATGAAGAGGGAAAGATGATCGGTTGCGTCAACTGCAGGGGGCAAAACCTGACAGAGTTCGACGTCACTGTGACCATCAGAAGGGCGCTCAGAACAGCCCTGCAGTACATAAGTTCATGCAAGGATTGTGAAGGGCTTGTCACCTTCTTGAGGACCTTCACATCGTCACACTTTGAGAATGGCTCTTGGCTCACCGGAGGATACTGCAATAGGACTCGGCCATTGAATGAGACTCGGATACTCCTGGATGATGTCGCCTGGGAGATAAGAAAGATTCAGTTGGAAGAGATCGAGAGAGTAAGACGACAAGAGAGCGGAGGGAAGATGAGGTTTGGGGTATTGGATGTCACCAAAGCTATGATGCTGAGGGCTGACGCGCATCCTGGGGATCACTGGACCAAGAAATCGAAGGCGAGTGTCAATGACTGCTTGCACTGGTGCTTGCCTGGGCCTATCGATATGTGGAGCGATCTACTGCTTGCGACTCTCGAGAAAAATTTTCTACCTTCTTAG
- the LOC135594733 gene encoding probable serine/threonine-protein kinase PBL28, with product MPFNIVSAWNKRRRSKSHDHMDPWIYEPVDYWQLKGQKPSFGRRNCSSVFTLREMEEATSSFNEENLLGKGGFGRVYKGILRNGEVVAIKKMDLPPYKQTDGEREFRVEVDILSRLEHPNLVTLIGYCADGKDRFLVYEYMPNGNLQDYLNGIRETKMDWALRLKAALGAARALAYLHSSSAAGIPVVHRDFKSSNILLNEYFEAKISDFGLAKLMPNGEDIYATTKLLGTFGYFDPEYALTGKLTLQSDVYAYGVVLLELLTGRTAVELNRGPCEQNLLLQVRHLLNDRKKLRKVVDPDMAKSSYTMDSISMFVSLAARCVRMESSGRPSMAECVKELQLIICANTRV from the exons ATGCCTTTCAACATTGTTTCAGCATGGAACAAGAGACGAAGAAGCAAATCCCACGATCATATGGACCCTT GGATATATGAGCCTGTTGATTATTGGCAACTTAAAGGACAAAAACCCTCTTTCGGAAGGCGCAATTGCTCATCTGTTTTCACTCTCAGGGAAATGGAGGAGGCAACATCTTCATTTAACGAAGAGAACCTGCTCGGAAAAGGAGGATTTGGCCGGGTGTACAAGGGAATTCTCAGGAATGGAGAG GTTGTTGCGATCAAGAAGATGGATTTACCTCCTTATAAACAAACTGACGGTGAACGCGAGTTCCGAGTAGAAGTAGACATCTTGAGCAGACTGGAACATCCAAATTTGGTAACACTGATCGGATATTGTGCTGACGGGAAGGATAGGTTTCTCGTCTACGAGTACATGCCGAATGGAAACCTTCAAGATTATTTGAATG GAATTAGGGAAACAAAGATGGACTGGGCTTTGAGGCTGAAGGCAGCACTCGGAGCAGCGAGGGCTTTGGCTTATCTTCATTCCAGTTCTGCTGCTGGTATTCCTGTTGTGCATAGAGACTTCAAATCTTCCAACATTCTCTTGAATGAATACTTTGAGGCCAAG ATTTCTGACTTTGGACTTGCTAAGCTAATGCCGAACGGTGAGGATATATATGCAACCACAAAGCTCCTAGGTACTTTTGGCTACTTTGATCCTGAGTATGCATTG ACAGGAAAGCTCACCTTACAGAGTGATGTCTACGCCTATGGCGTCGTCCTGCTTGAACTGTTGACCGGTCGGACAGCAGTAGAACTCAACCGGGGTCCTTGTGAACAAAATCTTCTGTTACAG GTTCGACATCTATTAAATGATCGAAAGAAATTGCGAAAAGTGGTTGATCCTGACATGGCTAAAAGCTCATATACCATGGACTCCATCTCCATGTTTGTAAGCCTCGCCGCACGCTGTGTTCGCATGGAAAGCAGCGGGAGGCCATCCATGGCAGAGTGTGTGAAGGAGCTGCAACTCATCATATGCGCCAATACGAGAGTATAA
- the LOC103969722 gene encoding ubiquitin-conjugating enzyme E2-23 kDa isoform X1: MSSPSKRRDMDVMKLMMSDYTVETTNDGLTEFNVEFHGPKQSPYEGGVWKVRVELPDAYPYKSPSIGFLNKIFHPNVDELSGSICLDVINQSWSPMFDLLNIFEVFLPQLLLYPNPADPLNGDAASLLLKDQQQYEQKVKEYCERYAKREKLEDVSDGSDEDISDDEVTGSDNVDIAGDADP; encoded by the exons ATGTCTTCTCCAAGCAAGAGACGAGATATGGATGTCATGAAATT GATGATGAGTGACTATACGGTGGAGACCACAAATGATGGCCTTACTGAATTTAATGTGGAATTTCATGGGCCCAAACAAA GTCCCTACGAAGGTGGGGTCTGGAAAGTTCGTGTTGAGCTGCCAGATGCATACCCATACAAGTCTCCTTCGATTGGCTTTCTGAACAAAATATTTCATCCGAATGTTGATGAACT GTCTGGCTCAATATGTTTGGACGTAATCAACCAGTCATGGAGCCCCATGTTTG ATCTTCTGAACATATTTGAAGTCTTTCTTCCACAGCTATTGCTATATCCAAATCCAGCAGATCCATTAAATGGTGATGCAGCATCACTGTTGCTCAAGGATCAACAGCAATACGAGCAAAAAGTAAAAG AGTACTGTGAGCGATACGCAAAGAGAGAGAAGCTGGAAGATGTTTCCGATGGAAGTGATGAAGACATCAGCGACGACGAAGTCACAGGGTCCGACAATGTTGACATTGCTGGAGATGCAGACCCCTGA
- the LOC103969722 gene encoding ubiquitin-conjugating enzyme E2-23 kDa isoform X2 has product MMSDYTVETTNDGLTEFNVEFHGPKQSPYEGGVWKVRVELPDAYPYKSPSIGFLNKIFHPNVDELSGSICLDVINQSWSPMFDLLNIFEVFLPQLLLYPNPADPLNGDAASLLLKDQQQYEQKVKEYCERYAKREKLEDVSDGSDEDISDDEVTGSDNVDIAGDADP; this is encoded by the exons ATGATGAGTGACTATACGGTGGAGACCACAAATGATGGCCTTACTGAATTTAATGTGGAATTTCATGGGCCCAAACAAA GTCCCTACGAAGGTGGGGTCTGGAAAGTTCGTGTTGAGCTGCCAGATGCATACCCATACAAGTCTCCTTCGATTGGCTTTCTGAACAAAATATTTCATCCGAATGTTGATGAACT GTCTGGCTCAATATGTTTGGACGTAATCAACCAGTCATGGAGCCCCATGTTTG ATCTTCTGAACATATTTGAAGTCTTTCTTCCACAGCTATTGCTATATCCAAATCCAGCAGATCCATTAAATGGTGATGCAGCATCACTGTTGCTCAAGGATCAACAGCAATACGAGCAAAAAGTAAAAG AGTACTGTGAGCGATACGCAAAGAGAGAGAAGCTGGAAGATGTTTCCGATGGAAGTGATGAAGACATCAGCGACGACGAAGTCACAGGGTCCGACAATGTTGACATTGCTGGAGATGCAGACCCCTGA